Proteins encoded together in one Camelina sativa cultivar DH55 chromosome 9, Cs, whole genome shotgun sequence window:
- the LOC104715900 gene encoding F-box/kelch-repeat protein At2g22030-like, whose translation MRRAGKLVNGNPKPYEIVSYDQSSLSFWSLPYDVVLNCLVRVPRCYYPNLSCVCKRFRSLVRSPEFAHMRSLMAKNYPIFCVCFTEPTSIGRNFHWFTFDTQEKKRSVLKSFPHFPRQMLCCSIVSVGSTIYFIGGSMGHYSPSIRLLDPWSGELCEGPSMKEPRNLPGVTVVDGKLYVTGGCRKDQIQVEVFDPTTQTWEVGPLSPHGKIQYGERLVDPYGEVVTESVAVEGKVYGMSYNKRAHIIYDTKDGRCDTFDLANERAWTRGGVCVINNVIYVYYKEFGLMWYDSIGKEWRVVSDLTLDKSISMPVGMVDCNGKLAFLWEDLGDIFSPKKKNIWCTIIVLSRCGSGMRGTVKRSDLVGTVPIYYDTWRCLDVSDPNFKGDGNDVTL comes from the coding sequence ATGAGACGAGCTGGAAAGCTCGTCAACGGAAACCCTAAGCCATACGAGATTGTGTCTTACGACCAATCTTCTTTGTCGTTTTGGTCATTACCATACGATGTAGTTTTGAACTGCTTAGTTCGCGTCCCAAGATGCTACTATCCAAACCTCTCTTGTGTTTGCAAAAGGTTCCGATCCCTTGTGCGTTCTCCTGAATTTGCACATATGCGATCCTTGATGGCCAAAAATTATCCCATCTTTTGTGTCTGCTTTACCGAACCTACTAGTATTGGCAGGAACTTTCATTGGTTCACTTTTGACacacaagagaagaaaagaagtgttCTTAAATCATTTCCGCATTTTCCTCGACAGATGCTGTGTTGTTCCATAGTCTCGGTAGGTTCCACGATCTACTTTATCGGTGGATCCATGGGTCATTATTCCCCGAGCATTAGGCTCTTGGATCCATGGTCCGGGGAGTTGTGTGAGGGTCCTAGCATGAAAGAGCCTCGCAATTTACCAGGTGTGACAGTTGTGGATGGAAAATTATATGTAACGGGAGGGTGCCGCAAAGACCAGATCCAAGTGGAGGTTTTTGACCCAACGACTCAAACTTGGGAGGTTGGACCATTAAGTCCCCATGGGAAAATCCAATATGGAGAAAGATTAGTCGATCCATATGGAGAAGTTGTGACCGAATCTGTGGCCGTGGAAGGGAAGGTTTATGGTATGAGTTATAATAAAAGAGCACACATAATCTACGATACAAAAGATGGTAGATGTGATACTTTTGATTTGGCTAATGAAAGGGCATGGACCAGAGGTGGAGTGTGTGTGATAAACAATGTGATCTATGTTTATTACAAGGAGTTTGGGTTAATGTGGTATGACTCTATAGGTAAGGAGTGGAGAGTGGTCAGTGATTTGACGCTTGATAAGTCGATTAGCATGCCTGTTGGAATGGTGGATTGCAATGGAAAACTTGCTTTTTTGTGGGAAGATTTGGGAGATATTTTTAGTcccaaaaagaagaatatttggTGTACGATCATCGTGTTGAGTAGGTGTGGATCAGGGATGCGTGGAACGGTCAAGCGGTCTGATCTCGTTGGCACTGTCCCTATTTACTATGACACTTGGCGTTGTCTAGATGTTTCTGATCCAAACTTTAAAGGAGATGGTAATGATGTTACGTTGTGA
- the LOC104715901 gene encoding protein LST8 homolog: protein MNHGRPVILATASHDHTIRLWEAQTGRCYLDFDYYDPALVPVGQLHVNKHVNRLEITPDRRGLLAACNPHILLFDLNSIDPHIPVRTFVSHTNNVVAVGFQYTGNMMYSGSEDGSVKIWDLRVRGCQREFINDSPVNTVVLHPNQTELISGDHNGNIRVWDLRANSCSCELVPEAGTPIRSLSVMLDGTTVVAANNRGTCYVWRSLRGIQTMTEFEPLHKLQAHNGYILKCLLSPENKYLATASSDKTVKIWNVDGFKLEKVLTGHRRWVWDCDFSVDGEYLVTASSDTTARLWSMRAGREVKVYQGHRQATVCCTVRD from the exons ATGAATCATGGTCGTCCCGTGATTCTTGCAACGGCTAGCCATGATCATACCATCCGATTATGGGAAGCCCAAACCGGTCGTTGTTACCTTGACTTTGACTACTATGATCCTGCTTTGGTGCCTGTGGGTCAATTG CATGTAAATAAGCATGTAAATAGGCTTGAGATAACCCCAGATAGGCGTGGACTATTAGCAGCTTGCAATCCTCACATACTACTCTTCGATCTCAATTCCATCGACCCTCATATACCT GTGAGGACTTTTGTATCACACACCAACAATGTTGTGGCAGTAGGATTCCAGTATACTGGAAACATGATGTATTCAGGATCAGAAGATGGCTCAGTTAAGATCTGGGACTTGAG GGTTCGGGGATGCCAAAGGGAGTTTATAAATGATTCACCAGTTAACACAGTTGTTTTACACCCAAATCAG actGAATTGATATCTGGAGACCACAACGGCAATATACGTGTATGGGATCTCAGAGCAAATTCGTGTAGCTGCGAACTG GTACCTGAAGCTGGTACACCTATACGGTCTTTATCCGTTATGTTGGATGGGACAACGGTTGTTGCTGCTAATAACCGTGGAACTTGTTATGTATGGCGCTCATTGCGTGGAATACAA ACGATGACGGAGTTTGAGCCCCTTCATAAGCTTCAAGCTCATAATGGTTACATCCTTAAATGTCTCCTTTCTCCTGAAAACAA ATATCTAGCGACCGCATCATCTGACAAAACTGTCAAAATATGGAACGTTGATGGTTTCAAACTAGAGAAAGTTTTAACAG gACATCGAAGATGGGTCTGGGACTGCGACTTCTCAGTTGATGGAGAATATCTTGTAACAG CATCATCGGACACCACGGCTAGATTGTGGTCGATGCGAGCGGGAAGAGAAGTGAAGGTGTACCAAGGTCATCGCCAAGCCACTGTGTGTTGTACAGTCCGTGATTAA